In Prochlorococcus marinus str. MIT 1214, one DNA window encodes the following:
- a CDS encoding DMT family transporter codes for MFVIWNWFLMILPFALWGTSMAAMAPLVNEAGPEIVASLRLLPAGLVVLASVPFLKRSWNISKDDLVWFLVFTLIDATLFQIFLAKGLMETGAGLGSVLIDSQPLMVALLARILFGDAINPIGWIGLVLGLVGIICLGVPTEMLRNWFLLGKFESESNFLSHGEIWMICAATSMALGTVLIRFACRNSDPVAVTGWHMVLGSVPLLVWHVFDKDWPLVPDWSAFQWTLMSYSSLFGSALAYGLFFWFASRKELTSFSTLAFLTPVFALITGGIWLGERLFFLQWIGVFLVLISVLFVSQRRRFWGDKRTHEFIKEA; via the coding sequence TTTGGGGAACCTCAATGGCGGCAATGGCACCTTTGGTTAATGAAGCGGGGCCTGAGATTGTTGCCTCACTAAGGCTTTTGCCAGCAGGTCTAGTCGTTTTGGCTTCAGTACCTTTCTTGAAAAGGAGTTGGAATATTTCAAAAGATGATTTGGTGTGGTTTTTAGTATTTACATTGATTGATGCAACCCTTTTTCAGATTTTTCTAGCCAAAGGGTTAATGGAAACAGGAGCGGGATTGGGCTCTGTTCTTATAGATTCCCAACCTTTGATGGTTGCTTTATTAGCAAGAATTCTTTTTGGAGATGCAATAAATCCAATTGGATGGATTGGCTTGGTACTTGGCTTGGTTGGAATAATTTGTCTTGGAGTCCCTACTGAGATGCTACGGAATTGGTTTCTGCTTGGAAAATTTGAATCAGAAAGTAATTTTTTAAGCCATGGAGAAATTTGGATGATTTGTGCAGCAACTTCGATGGCTTTAGGAACGGTGCTTATTCGCTTTGCTTGTAGAAACAGTGATCCTGTTGCAGTAACCGGATGGCACATGGTTTTAGGAAGTGTTCCTCTGCTCGTTTGGCATGTGTTCGACAAAGATTGGCCGTTAGTTCCAGATTGGTCTGCTTTTCAATGGACTTTGATGTCTTATTCAAGTTTGTTCGGAAGTGCATTGGCATATGGATTATTTTTTTGGTTTGCAAGCCGTAAAGAATTAACAAGCTTTAGCACCCTTGCATTCTTAACACCTGTATTCGCCTTGATTACTGGTGGAATTTGGTTAGGCGAGAGACTCTTCTTTCTTCAGTGGATTGGAGTGTTTTTGGTTTTAATTTCAGTACTATTTGTAAGTCAGAGGAGAAGATTCTGGGGGGATAAACGTACTCATGAATTTATAAAAGAGGCTTAA